One window of the Cryptomeria japonica chromosome 7, Sugi_1.0, whole genome shotgun sequence genome contains the following:
- the LOC131035847 gene encoding uncharacterized protein LOC131035847 — protein MEILRWAFLFGIEHRTVRLFAAAIAGLCVVAFLVALCAKAVVSNREVASSSPSGRWKAMRSKMLSAVRKGGFRRSVKDDEGEISFLGETEEGRRISVATPPPLWQKKIIMGERCELPTFSGLILYDEKGNALPHASRKTTDFR, from the coding sequence ATGGAGATTCTGCGATGGGCTTTCTTGTTCGGGATTGAACACAGGACCGTCAGGCTTTTCGCGGCCGCTATCGCGGGGCTGTGCGTGGTGGCCTTTCTGGTGGCCCTGTGCGCCAAGGCAGTGGTAAGTAACAGGGAGGTCGCGAGTTCGAGCCCCAGTGGCAGATGGAAGGCCATGCGGAGCAAAATGTTGAGCGCCGTCAGAAAGGGAGGGTTTCGAAGAAGTGTGAAGGATGACGAAGGGGAGATTTCGTTTCTGGGCGAGACAGAGGAAGGAAGGAGGATTTCTGTTGCCACACCGCCGCCTTTGTGGCAGAAGAAGATTATTATGGGCGAGCGCTGTGAGCTTCCTACCTTCAGCGGCCTCATTCTTTACGATGAGAAGGGAAATGCTCTTCCTCATGCCAGTAGAAAGACTACGGATTTCCGTTAA